From Anomalospiza imberbis isolate Cuckoo-Finch-1a 21T00152 chromosome 22, ASM3175350v1, whole genome shotgun sequence, a single genomic window includes:
- the LOC137486533 gene encoding microspherule protein 1-like codes for MTSWSRAAWPSPRGPRGAPSPPPGPGGLGQRGGEGRPASPAPGTGKRCRGPCPPPAPPGPGPPPALPKRLKKSKPSPAPRDLGRWKPADDLLLINAVLQTNDLTSVHLGVKFSCRFTLREIQERWYSLLYDPVICKHSCQAMRQLHPEAVAAIQSKVLFSKAEEQLLTRVPSSPVPSLDTFQELLQRHPAVFYPARTPKALQLHWQLLRQYHLLQDQTVQPLPKGDQVLNFSDAEELLDDGKLRDVRDEVLEHELTVADRRQKREIRQLEQELQRWQVLVDSITGMSSPDFDSQTLAVLRGRMVRYLMRSREITLGRATKDNQIDVDLALEGPAWKISRKQGVIKLKNNGEFFIANEGRRPIFIDGRPVLGGSKWKLCNNSVVEIASLRFVFLINHELIGAVRSEAARLGHP; via the exons ATGACGAGCTGGTCGAGAGCAGCCTGGCCAAGCCCTCGCGGGCCAAGGGGGGCCCCGAGCCCCCCCCCAGGCCCGGGGGGGCTGGGCCagcgggggggggaggggcggccagcgagccctgccccggggacaggaaaaag gtgtCGCGGGCCGTgcccccccccggccccccccgggcccggcccccccCCGGCGCTGCCCAAGCGGCTCAAGAAGAgcaaacccagccctgccccccGCGACCTGGGCAGGTGGAAACCCGCGGACGACCTGCTGCTCATCAACGCCGTGCTGCAG ACCAACGACCTGACCTCGGTGCACCTGGGGGTGAAGTTCAGCTGCCGCTTCACCCTGCGCGAGATCCAGGAGCGCTGGTACTCGCTGCTCTACGACCCCGTCATCTGCAA gcacTCGTGCCAGGCCATGCGCCAGCTGCACCCCGAGGCCGTGGCCGCCATCCAGAGCAAGGTCCTGTTCAGCAAGgccgaggagcagctgctgaccCGCGTGCCCTCG agccctgtgccctCGCTGGACAccttccaggagctgctgcagcgcCACCCGGCCGTGTTTTACCCTGCCAGGACCCCCAAggccctgcagctgcactggCAGCTCCTGCGCCAGTACCACCTGCTGCAGGACCAGAcag tgcagcccctccccaAGGGGGATCAGGTGCTGAACTTCTCGGACGCCGAGGAGCTGCTGGACGATGGCAAGctcag GGACGTGCGGGACGAGGTCCTGGAGCACG agctgaccgtggCTGACCGGCGGCAGAAGCGCGAGATccggcagctggagcaggagctgcagcgcTGGCAGGTGCTGGTGGACTCCATCACAG GGATGAGCTCCCCGGATTTCGACAGCCAGACCCTGGCCGTGCTGCGGGGCCGCATGGTTCGGTACCTGATGCGCTCGCGCGAG atcACGCTGGGCAGAGCCACCAAGGACAACCAGATCGACGTGGACCTGGCGCTGGAGGGGCCGGCCTGGAAGATCTCCCGCAAGCAGG GGGTGATCAAGCTGAAGAACAACGGCGAGTTCTTCATCGCCAACGAGGGCCGGCGGCCGATCTTCATCGACGGCCGCCCGGTGCTGGGGGGCAGCAAATGGAAACTCTGCAACAACTCCGTGGTGGAG ATCGCCAGTCTCCGTTTCGTGTTCCTGATCAACCACGAGCTGATCGGCGCCGTGCGCAGCGAGGCCGCGCGCCTCGGCCACCCGTGA
- the LOC137487095 gene encoding spermatogenesis-associated serine-rich protein 2-like yields the protein MSRKQQPKDPSGFVFDVRSGAVRAQGGCCENMRQKVQAVRAVVPNRSNTEIVLVLQHFDNAVDRAVQAFMEGNASEVLKEWTVTGKKKEQEEKTQSQGPARPLPPGPARPRAGGKLGKAGKAGKSGNSHQRFPWQPLPSLESLSDGAEAAPGCSLERSLKDLQRCSVALARFRALLREEVETSLRRVRLAFGEIQSWGFGMQSSLRRVRLVFSEIQSCLMDREVALLAEMDKVKAEAMDLLSLRQRRAEALRALTEAAPGMSEEQLLELRADIKHFVSERKFDEELGRGRALRLRPGGAAGQHRSLRDRPSYSSRSPLQLRPRILGIGNNGINPGINHGILGISSGINNGINAGILGISPNIPEGIGPRDPPWNSRDPPRTAPPQPSYPRPHSERKLEKIPVKTLEL from the exons ATGTCCAGGAAGCAGCAGCCCAAAG ATCCCTCGGGGTTCGTGTTCGACGTCCGCTCCGGGGCCGTGCGGGCGCAGGGCGGCTGCTGCGAGAACATGCGCCAGAAG GTGCAGGCCGTGCGGGCCGTGGTTCCCAACCGCAGCAACACCGAGAtcgtgctggtgctgcagcactTCGACAACGCCGTGGACAGAGCCGTGCAGGCCTTCATGGAGG ggaatgcCAGCGAGGTGCTGAAGGAATGGACagtgactgggaaaaaaaaag aacaagaagaaaaaacccaaagccaaggcccagcccggcccctgccccccggccccgcccggccccgggcaggaggaaaactgggaaaagctggaaaagctgggaaaagtGGGAACAGCCATCAACGGTTTCCATGGCAACCGCTGCCCTCCCTGGAGTCGCTCAGCGACGGCGCCGAGGCCGCGCCAG gctgcagcctggagcGCTCCCTGAAGGACCTGCAGCGCTGCTCGGTGGCGCTGGCGCGGTTCCGGGCGCTGCTCCGTGAGGAGGTGGAGACGTCGCTGCGCAGAGTGCGGCTGGCGTTCGGAGAGATCCAGAGCTG ggggTTTGGGATGCAGAGCTCCCTGAGGAGAGTGCGGCTGGTGTTCAGCGAGATCCAGAGCTG CCTCATGGATCGGGAGGTCGCTCTGCTGGCCGAGATGGACAAAGTCAAGGCAGAAGCAA TGGATCTGCTCTCCCTGCGGCAGCGCCGGGCCGAGGCGCTGCGGGCTCTGACCGAGGCGGCCCCGGGGATGTcggaggagcagctgctggagctgcgcGCTGACATCAAG CACTTTGTGAGCGAGCGGAAGTTCGATGAGGAgctgggccggggccgggcgctTCGGCTGCGACCTGGAGGGGCTGCGGGGCAGCATCGGAGCCTTCGGGACAG GCCAAGCTATTCCAGCCGCTCCCCGCTGCAGCTCCGGCCCCGGATCCTCGGGATCGGCAACAACGGGATCAACCCTGGGATCAACCACGGGATCCTCGGGATCAGCAGTGGGATCAACAACGGGATCAACGCCGGGAtcctcgggatcagccccaaCATTCCCGAGGGGATCGGCCCCCGGGATCCCCCCTGGAATTCCCGGGATCCCCCAAGGACGGCACCGCCCCAACCGAGCTACCCCCGGCCCCACAG tgAACGAAAACTTGAGAAAATTCCAGTAAAAACTTTGGAGCTTTAG